The Deinococcus koreensis genome window below encodes:
- a CDS encoding SWIM zinc finger family protein → MIPTPPVLTPDAILALATDAGSAANARKLATPGRWPVLNAVAGALWGQCQGSGQEPYLTGVDLSGPVGKCSCPSRKFPCKHVLALLLLRATQPGAFGAEALPGSLETWRAGRAQRSGAKAAGQAGQREEGAGVEAPGEGASPLPAADPAAQAKRRAARERKVSDGLEALQTFLVDLIRDGLAHAPARPYSDWDTQAARLVDAQAPGAARLVRQIPGHLGDPAALLAHLSRLYLLTEAWPRRDALSGPEQADLRSALGFPLDRAAVLERPGVPARWLVAGQATVQEETLSTRRTWLCAEPHTALLLDFAPPGRPLLPPLPTGQRVQAEVCFAPGAFPQRGVLHGEAPTPAPAPDLPPGVTLDILLDRHGAALALNPWLERSAHVVGPVWLIPGEPWRVQDAGGSLPLGGGERARLTLLAVGGGQPVTLFGEWDGAALLPLSLLSGDVLLPLPAVEEA, encoded by the coding sequence ATGATCCCGACTCCCCCAGTGCTCACGCCCGACGCCATCCTCGCCCTCGCCACCGATGCTGGAAGTGCGGCCAACGCCCGCAAGCTCGCCACGCCCGGCCGGTGGCCGGTGCTGAATGCAGTCGCGGGGGCCCTGTGGGGGCAGTGTCAGGGCAGCGGCCAGGAGCCGTACCTGACCGGCGTGGATCTGAGCGGGCCGGTGGGGAAGTGCTCCTGCCCCAGCCGCAAGTTTCCCTGCAAGCATGTGCTGGCGCTGCTCCTGCTCCGGGCCACGCAGCCGGGGGCGTTCGGGGCCGAGGCGCTGCCCGGCAGCCTGGAGACGTGGCGGGCGGGCCGGGCCCAGCGGTCGGGGGCGAAGGCCGCAGGGCAGGCAGGGCAGAGGGAGGAGGGCGCAGGGGTGGAGGCACCCGGCGAAGGGGCGTCGCCACTCCCGGCCGCCGACCCCGCGGCCCAGGCGAAGCGCCGCGCCGCGCGGGAACGCAAGGTCAGTGACGGCCTGGAGGCGCTGCAGACCTTTCTCGTGGATCTGATCCGCGACGGGCTGGCCCACGCCCCGGCCCGGCCCTACTCCGACTGGGACACCCAGGCCGCCCGGCTGGTCGATGCCCAGGCGCCCGGCGCGGCCCGACTGGTGCGCCAGATTCCCGGGCATCTGGGCGACCCGGCGGCGCTGCTCGCCCACCTCAGCCGCCTGTATCTGCTGACCGAGGCGTGGCCGCGCCGGGACGCCCTGAGTGGGCCCGAGCAGGCCGATCTGCGCTCGGCGCTGGGGTTTCCGCTCGACCGGGCGGCGGTGCTGGAGCGGCCGGGTGTCCCGGCCCGCTGGCTGGTCGCGGGGCAGGCGACCGTGCAGGAGGAGACGCTGAGCACCCGCCGGACGTGGCTATGCGCTGAGCCGCACACCGCCCTGCTCCTCGATTTTGCTCCTCCGGGACGCCCCCTGCTGCCACCCCTGCCGACCGGCCAGCGGGTGCAGGCGGAGGTCTGCTTCGCCCCTGGCGCCTTCCCGCAGCGGGGCGTGCTGCATGGAGAAGCCCCCACCCCGGCCCCTGCCCCCGACCTCCCGCCCGGCGTGACCCTGGACATCCTGCTCGACCGGCACGGCGCGGCCCTGGCCCTGAACCCCTGGCTGGAACGCTCGGCCCACGTCGTTGGCCCGGTGTGGCTGATTCCGGGCGAGCCCTGGCGCGTGCAGGACGCGGGCGGCAGCCTGCCCCTGGGGGGAGGCGAGCGCGCCCGACTGACCTTGCTGGCAGTCGGTGGGGGGCAGCCGGTCACGCTGTTCGGCGAATGGGACGGCGCCGCCCTGCTCCCCCTGAGCCTGCTGAGTGGGGACGTCCTGCTGCCCCTGCCCGCTGTGGAGGAGGCGTGA
- a CDS encoding ATP-binding protein: MTQPTTEVLRLHAEQAYAHELAALAAHDDRPRPPRWNLSPHAVLTYLMGGTLTDGTEISAKYVGERRLMEIAVATLATDRALLLIGVPGTAKSWVSEHLAAAISGTSTLLVQGTAGTSEDSVRYGWNYARLLAEGPSEAALVESPIVRAMRTGKIARLEELTRVQSDVQDSLITVLSEKTLPVPELNTEVQAVQGFNLIATANTRDKGVNDLSSALKRRFNSVILPVPDSLDEEVRIVTSRVAQLAGSLQIPAPPPALEEVRRIVTVFRELRAGVTEDGRTRVKSPSGSMSTAEAISVVNQGLSLAAHFGSGQLSAHDVAASLVGAVVKDPVQDAVIWREYLETVAKKRDDWKELYRACRAVS, translated from the coding sequence ATGACCCAGCCCACCACCGAAGTTCTCCGCCTCCACGCCGAGCAGGCCTACGCGCACGAACTCGCCGCGCTGGCCGCACACGACGACCGGCCCCGGCCGCCCCGCTGGAACCTCAGCCCGCACGCCGTCCTGACCTACCTGATGGGCGGCACGCTGACAGACGGCACGGAGATCAGCGCGAAGTACGTGGGCGAGCGCCGCCTGATGGAGATCGCGGTGGCCACCCTGGCGACCGACCGCGCCCTGCTGCTGATCGGCGTGCCGGGCACGGCCAAGAGCTGGGTCAGCGAGCATCTGGCCGCCGCGATCTCGGGCACCAGTACGCTGCTCGTGCAGGGCACCGCCGGCACCAGCGAGGACAGCGTCCGCTACGGCTGGAACTACGCCCGCCTGCTGGCCGAGGGGCCGTCCGAGGCCGCGCTGGTCGAGAGCCCCATCGTGCGGGCCATGCGAACGGGCAAGATCGCCCGCCTGGAGGAGCTGACCCGCGTGCAGAGCGACGTGCAGGACAGCCTCATCACCGTGCTGAGCGAGAAGACGCTGCCGGTGCCCGAGCTGAACACCGAGGTGCAGGCGGTACAGGGCTTCAACCTGATCGCCACGGCCAACACCCGCGACAAGGGCGTGAACGACCTGTCCAGCGCCCTCAAGCGCCGCTTCAATTCCGTGATCCTGCCCGTGCCCGACAGCCTGGACGAGGAGGTCAGGATCGTGACCAGCCGCGTGGCGCAGCTCGCCGGCAGCCTGCAGATTCCCGCCCCGCCGCCCGCGCTGGAGGAGGTGCGGCGGATCGTGACCGTGTTCCGCGAGCTGCGCGCCGGCGTGACCGAGGACGGCCGGACGCGGGTGAAGAGCCCCAGCGGCAGCATGAGCACCGCCGAGGCGATCAGCGTGGTCAACCAGGGCCTGAGCCTCGCCGCGCATTTCGGCAGCGGGCAGCTCAGCGCCCACGACGTGGCCGCCAGTCTGGTGGGCGCCGTGGTGAAAGACCCCGTGCAGGACGCCGTGATCTGGCGCGAGTATCTGGAAACCGTGGCGAAGAAACGCGACGACTGGAAGGAGCTGTACCGGGCATGTAGGGCGGTGAGCTGA
- a CDS encoding SMI1/KNR4 family protein — protein MIEAGKGFWAAALEQYQEKYSGGTLTPEKVREVEAELGYRLPAGYIAISEIQNGGFPVNICYPTDQQNNWADDHVAIVGIFGIGRENQWTLCGELGSQFWVDEWDYPEIGVYFADCPTAGHQMVALDYRECGPQGEPKVVYVDQEDDYSIIELAPDFMTFITGLLPEEHFEADDG, from the coding sequence ATGATTGAAGCGGGCAAGGGATTCTGGGCCGCAGCCCTGGAGCAGTATCAGGAAAAGTATTCTGGTGGAACGCTCACTCCTGAAAAAGTGAGGGAGGTGGAGGCGGAGCTGGGATACAGACTCCCCGCCGGATACATCGCGATTTCGGAGATTCAGAATGGTGGTTTTCCAGTCAATATCTGCTATCCAACCGATCAGCAGAATAATTGGGCCGACGATCATGTCGCCATCGTCGGAATTTTCGGGATCGGGCGTGAAAACCAGTGGACGTTGTGTGGGGAACTGGGGAGCCAGTTCTGGGTTGACGAATGGGACTATCCGGAGATCGGTGTGTATTTTGCGGATTGCCCGACGGCGGGTCATCAGATGGTGGCGCTCGATTACCGTGAGTGCGGCCCCCAGGGTGAGCCGAAAGTCGTCTATGTGGATCAGGAAGACGATTACTCGATCATTGAACTGGCGCCAGATTTCATGACGTTCATCACGGGTCTGCTCCCGGAGGAGCATTTCGAAGCAGACGACGGTTGA
- a CDS encoding DUF5691 domain-containing protein: MSDLGDLLALALVGTARGALPSSALPSPAQPSPGPQALAQASAGLTRPDPEGTLLARAALLTLAHRAGRLPDQAADLPPPAPAETRPEAPPSAAQYLPLVMGTPQLPEWLGLCARAGWRVPAAQLPALLDLARHDTGLRERLRPVLGERGTWLAGFSPEWRFVPATLDDGAWTDATEAGREALFRSLRGRDPHSGRDLLAARLPSERASSRKRLLGALLETLTPDDADLEPLLDSLLDDRSEDVRTLARRALQRLPSSAYNARMAGRLAALVQVGRPGVLGRLTGQTPFTLTLPSGPDPDGRRDGLDPGLGASGLLGQLLGATHPQALLTALNLPPAHAVALARQHEAGEELAASTIATGHRALAAALLPLFPNDPGLLLLGPPEGLRVAVGQALRAADAERLWPLLEALPAPWPADLTPPLWEALRRSLRGVPYLSAWPYRWREIYSLTMERADPHTVLTASSPDDLTPFAQQLLSELRGTFDLRVAMQREFKETHP; this comes from the coding sequence GTGAGCGACCTGGGTGACCTCCTGGCCCTGGCCCTGGTCGGCACTGCACGCGGCGCCCTGCCCAGCTCAGCCCTGCCCAGCCCAGCACAGCCCAGCCCCGGCCCGCAGGCGCTGGCCCAGGCCAGTGCGGGACTCACCCGCCCCGATCCGGAGGGCACCCTGCTGGCCCGCGCCGCGCTGCTCACCCTGGCCCACCGCGCCGGACGCCTGCCCGATCAGGCCGCCGACCTGCCCCCCCCCGCGCCCGCCGAGACCCGCCCGGAAGCACCGCCCAGCGCCGCCCAGTATCTGCCGCTGGTGATGGGCACGCCCCAGCTGCCCGAATGGCTGGGCCTCTGTGCCCGGGCCGGCTGGCGCGTGCCCGCCGCCCAGCTTCCCGCGCTGCTCGATCTGGCCCGCCACGACACCGGGCTGCGTGAACGGCTGCGCCCCGTGCTGGGCGAGCGGGGCACCTGGCTCGCGGGCTTCAGTCCGGAGTGGCGCTTCGTTCCGGCCACCCTGGATGACGGGGCCTGGACGGACGCCACCGAGGCGGGCCGCGAGGCGCTGTTCCGCAGCCTGCGCGGGCGTGACCCGCACTCTGGCCGTGACCTCCTGGCCGCCCGGCTGCCCAGCGAACGCGCCTCCAGCCGCAAACGTCTGCTGGGCGCGCTGCTGGAAACCCTCACCCCCGACGACGCCGACCTCGAACCCCTGCTGGACAGCCTGCTCGACGACCGCAGCGAGGACGTCCGCACGCTGGCCCGCCGCGCCCTCCAGCGGCTGCCGTCCAGCGCGTACAACGCCCGCATGGCCGGCCGGCTGGCCGCGCTCGTGCAGGTCGGCCGGCCCGGAGTGCTAGGTCGCCTGACCGGGCAGACGCCCTTCACGCTGACCCTTCCCTCCGGGCCCGACCCGGACGGCCGGCGCGACGGCCTCGACCCCGGTCTGGGAGCCTCCGGCCTGCTGGGACAGCTGCTCGGGGCGACCCATCCGCAGGCGTTGCTGACGGCCCTGAACCTGCCGCCCGCGCACGCCGTGGCGCTGGCCCGTCAGCACGAGGCCGGAGAGGAGCTGGCCGCCAGCACGATTGCCACCGGGCACCGTGCGCTGGCCGCCGCCCTGCTGCCGCTCTTTCCCAACGACCCTGGCCTGCTGCTCCTGGGGCCACCCGAGGGACTTCGCGTCGCCGTCGGGCAGGCCCTGCGCGCTGCCGATGCCGAACGCCTGTGGCCGCTGCTGGAGGCCCTTCCGGCCCCCTGGCCCGCCGACCTGACCCCGCCCCTCTGGGAGGCGCTGCGCCGCTCGCTGCGGGGCGTGCCGTACCTGTCCGCCTGGCCATACCGCTGGCGCGAGATCTACAGCCTGACGATGGAACGGGCCGACCCTCACACCGTGCTGACTGCCTCCTCACCGGACGACCTCACCCCGTTCGCCCAGCAACTCCTGAGCGAGCTGCGCGGCACCTTCGACCTCAGAGTAGCGATGCAGCGGGAGTTCAAGGAGACCCACCCATGA
- a CDS encoding DUF5682 family protein, with product MSIFPIRHHGPGSARSLQHALTQLQPDIVLVEGPADADVVLPFLARKEMKPPVALLGYVNDDPARASFWPFAAFSPEFVAFRWAARAGAQARFMDLPAGVTLAGEREDDPDDNDDSDDLHSDPLRLLAEAAGYADFERWWETLVEARGDDFEVFAAINEAMQAVRADAPAASGREAQREAHMRQTIRAALKDGFQRIAVVCGAWHAPALDVAAFRAKDDAALLKGMPKAKVTLTWVPWTHGRLSVGSGYGAGVRSPGYYHHLFTTPSDVTERWFARAARLLREEGLEASSASVIEATRLANTLAALRGRALPGLDELNEAALSVFGWDGDLPLRLIERKLVVGEALGRVPDDTPTVPLAQDLARLQKRLRLKVQPEQTELTLDLRQDTDLARSTLFHRLKVLGVPWAQERFSSGRGTFKEAWALAWKPDFSVRLVEASRWGQTVEDAATATALDRARSAGTLADLTALLEAVRSADLGGALPTLLAALDVRAAATADVSDLLAALPPLARLARYGDVRGRSGAGDGHAGAIFGTLLTRAGVGLPLAGVGLDQAAAETLRGHVQAADSAVRLLGDPDPLAGWLGALGRLTDQGGAHPLLAGDALRRLRDAGQLDREEVARRLGLALGVAEPLEITAWLDGFLGHSGALLIHDTVLLSLLDDWLSGLSPERFQEALPLLRRVFARFDKAERRNIGETLRGARTRTRQRATPLDEERALRAVPTLLRLLGAFP from the coding sequence ATGTCCATCTTCCCCATCCGTCATCACGGCCCCGGTTCGGCCCGCTCGCTGCAGCACGCCCTGACCCAGCTGCAGCCGGACATCGTGCTCGTCGAAGGCCCGGCCGATGCCGACGTGGTGCTGCCCTTCCTGGCGCGCAAAGAGATGAAGCCGCCCGTCGCGCTGCTGGGTTATGTCAACGACGATCCGGCCCGCGCGTCGTTCTGGCCCTTCGCGGCCTTCAGTCCGGAGTTCGTGGCCTTCCGCTGGGCGGCCAGGGCCGGGGCGCAGGCGCGGTTCATGGATCTGCCAGCGGGGGTCACGCTGGCGGGAGAACGAGAGGATGACCCAGACGATAACGACGACTCCGACGACCTCCACAGCGATCCCCTGCGGCTGCTGGCGGAGGCGGCGGGCTACGCAGACTTCGAGCGCTGGTGGGAGACGCTGGTCGAGGCGCGCGGAGATGATTTCGAGGTGTTTGCGGCGATCAATGAGGCCATGCAGGCGGTGCGGGCCGATGCCCCGGCGGCCTCGGGTCGGGAGGCGCAGCGCGAGGCCCACATGCGGCAGACCATCCGTGCGGCGCTCAAGGACGGCTTCCAACGCATCGCGGTGGTGTGCGGCGCCTGGCACGCGCCCGCGCTGGATGTGGCGGCCTTCAGGGCGAAGGACGACGCGGCGCTCCTGAAGGGAATGCCAAAAGCGAAGGTCACGCTGACCTGGGTGCCCTGGACGCATGGCCGGCTCTCGGTGGGTTCGGGCTACGGCGCGGGGGTGCGCTCGCCGGGCTACTACCACCACCTCTTTACCACGCCGTCGGACGTGACCGAGCGCTGGTTCGCCCGCGCCGCGCGGCTGCTGCGGGAGGAGGGGCTGGAGGCGAGCAGCGCGTCGGTGATCGAGGCGACCCGGCTGGCGAACACGCTGGCGGCCCTGCGTGGGCGGGCCTTACCGGGCCTGGACGAACTGAACGAGGCCGCCCTGAGCGTGTTCGGCTGGGACGGCGACCTGCCGCTGCGGCTCATCGAGCGGAAACTGGTGGTGGGTGAGGCCCTGGGCCGCGTGCCGGACGACACCCCGACCGTGCCGCTGGCCCAGGATCTGGCCCGCCTCCAGAAGCGCCTGCGCCTGAAGGTGCAGCCGGAACAGACTGAACTGACGCTGGATCTGCGCCAGGACACCGATCTGGCCCGCAGTACGCTCTTCCACCGCCTGAAGGTGCTGGGCGTGCCCTGGGCGCAGGAGCGCTTCAGCAGCGGGCGCGGCACCTTCAAGGAGGCGTGGGCGCTGGCCTGGAAGCCGGACTTCAGCGTGCGGCTCGTCGAGGCCAGCCGCTGGGGGCAGACCGTGGAGGACGCGGCGACCGCCACGGCGCTGGACAGGGCGCGGTCGGCGGGCACCCTGGCCGACCTGACGGCCCTGCTGGAGGCCGTGCGCTCGGCCGACCTGGGCGGCGCCCTGCCGACCCTGCTGGCCGCTCTGGACGTGCGCGCCGCCGCCACGGCCGATGTCAGCGACCTGCTGGCGGCCCTGCCCCCGCTGGCCCGCCTCGCACGCTACGGGGACGTGCGGGGGCGCAGCGGTGCCGGGGACGGGCACGCTGGAGCGATCTTCGGCACGCTGCTCACGCGGGCGGGCGTGGGCCTGCCGCTGGCCGGCGTGGGGCTGGATCAGGCGGCGGCGGAGACCCTGCGCGGTCATGTCCAGGCCGCCGACAGCGCCGTTCGCCTGCTGGGCGACCCCGACCCGCTGGCCGGCTGGCTGGGCGCCCTGGGCCGCCTGACGGATCAGGGGGGCGCCCATCCGCTGCTGGCCGGAGACGCCCTGCGCCGCCTGCGGGACGCCGGGCAGCTGGACAGGGAAGAGGTCGCGCGCCGCCTGGGGCTGGCCCTGGGCGTGGCCGAGCCCCTGGAGATCACCGCCTGGCTGGACGGCTTCCTGGGCCACAGCGGCGCCCTGCTGATCCACGACACGGTGCTGCTGTCCCTGCTGGACGACTGGCTGAGCGGCCTGAGCCCCGAGCGCTTCCAGGAGGCGCTGCCCCTGCTGCGGCGGGTGTTCGCCCGCTTCGATAAGGCCGAGCGCCGGAACATCGGGGAGACGCTGCGGGGGGCGCGTACCCGCACCCGGCAGCGCGCCACGCCGCTCGACGAGGAGCGGGCGCTGAGGGCCGTGCCCACCCTGCTGCGGCTCCTGGGCGCGTTTCCCTGA
- a CDS encoding adenylate kinase: protein MTQAKNKVVIFLGPPGAGKGTQAQRLADEQGLLKISTGDILRDHVSRGTELGQQVKPILDEGKLVPDDILMALIRDKLASMDDVRVIFDGFPRTGAQAQELDMLLEELGAPVNHVPLLEVPPEMLIERIVERGRQAAARGETIRSDDTEAVARHRQEVYRVQTQPLIDYYSARGHLYRVDGVGSMDEVYGRILEGMK, encoded by the coding sequence GTGACTCAAGCGAAGAACAAGGTCGTGATTTTCCTCGGGCCGCCCGGCGCCGGGAAGGGCACGCAGGCCCAGCGACTGGCCGATGAACAGGGCCTGCTCAAGATCAGCACCGGCGACATCCTGCGCGACCACGTGAGCCGGGGCACCGAACTGGGCCAGCAGGTGAAGCCCATTCTGGACGAGGGCAAACTGGTGCCCGACGACATCCTGATGGCCCTGATCCGCGACAAGCTGGCCAGCATGGACGACGTGCGCGTGATCTTCGACGGATTTCCGCGCACCGGCGCCCAGGCGCAGGAACTCGACATGCTGCTGGAGGAGCTGGGCGCCCCGGTGAACCACGTGCCGCTGCTGGAGGTGCCGCCCGAGATGCTGATCGAGCGCATCGTGGAGCGGGGTCGGCAGGCCGCCGCCCGTGGTGAGACCATCCGCAGCGACGACACCGAGGCGGTCGCCCGTCACCGCCAGGAGGTCTACCGCGTGCAGACCCAGCCGCTGATCGACTACTACAGCGCGCGCGGCCACCTGTACCGTGTGGACGGCGTGGGCAGCATGGACGAGGTCTATGGCCGGATCCTGGAGGGCATGAAGTAG
- the rplO gene encoding 50S ribosomal protein L15, whose amino-acid sequence MKLHELQPSPGSRKNRKRVGRGPGGTDKTAGRGHKGQKSRSGAGKGSFFEGGRSRLIARLPKRGFNNVGITFEIVKLSQLEAIEGETFGRSELEAYGLVRRKNRPVKLLATGEISRAVTVHVDAASAAAVKAIEAAGGKVILPEGTTPDTMGTEKAE is encoded by the coding sequence ATGAAACTCCACGAACTTCAGCCCTCACCGGGCAGCCGCAAGAACCGCAAGCGCGTGGGCCGTGGCCCTGGCGGCACCGACAAGACCGCCGGCCGTGGTCACAAGGGCCAGAAGTCGCGCAGCGGCGCCGGCAAGGGCAGCTTCTTCGAGGGTGGCCGCAGCCGCCTGATCGCCCGTCTGCCCAAGCGCGGCTTCAACAACGTCGGGATCACCTTCGAGATCGTCAAGCTCTCGCAGCTGGAGGCCATCGAGGGCGAGACCTTCGGCCGCAGCGAGCTGGAAGCCTACGGTCTGGTGCGCCGCAAGAACCGCCCCGTGAAGCTGCTCGCCACTGGTGAGATCAGCCGCGCGGTGACCGTTCACGTGGACGCCGCCAGCGCCGCCGCCGTGAAGGCCATCGAGGCCGCCGGGGGCAAGGTCATCCTGCCCGAAGGCACGACTCCTGACACGATGGGCACCGAGAAGGCGGAGTAA
- the secY gene encoding preprotein translocase subunit SecY encodes MLRAFRDAFRIPDLQRKILFTLLLLAVYRLGSAIPTPGVNSAALSQANQGGLFGLISMISGGNLSQFSIFALGVLPYITASIVIQLLTTTIPALEKLSKEGEEGRKKINQYTRFAAVALGAVQATFFAAYINSDPNYIAIGWAPGTFTILVMVLTQVAGIAFTMWIGERITEVGVGNGISLIITAGIIARYPFEFQSTAALVRSTPDDNWLLRLLAFGLVILITIAGIVYVYQAERRVPVTYARARGGVAGQARGATQATWLPIKVNQAGVIPVIFASAMLIIPNLIGSATATRAPSVNAFIQTYLTFGQPLYIALEAALIFGFTYLYNSVQFDPKRIAEQLREAGGFIPGVRPGTPTAEFLGTISGRLSLWGALFLVVLTVLPQLVQRATGITTFQFSGTGLLIIVGVALETLKQLEAQLTVRRYDGFISKGRIRGRLNN; translated from the coding sequence ATGCTCCGCGCCTTCCGCGACGCCTTCCGGATTCCGGATCTTCAGCGGAAGATTCTCTTCACCCTGCTGCTTCTTGCCGTCTACCGCCTGGGGAGCGCCATTCCCACCCCAGGCGTGAACAGCGCCGCCCTGAGTCAAGCGAACCAGGGCGGCCTCTTCGGTTTGATCAGCATGATCTCGGGGGGCAATCTTTCGCAGTTCTCGATCTTCGCGCTGGGGGTGCTGCCGTACATCACGGCCAGCATCGTCATCCAGCTGCTGACCACCACCATCCCGGCTCTGGAGAAACTGAGCAAGGAAGGCGAGGAAGGCCGCAAGAAGATCAACCAGTACACCCGTTTCGCCGCCGTGGCGCTGGGGGCCGTGCAGGCCACCTTCTTCGCGGCCTACATCAACTCCGATCCCAACTACATCGCCATCGGCTGGGCGCCCGGCACCTTCACGATCCTGGTCATGGTGCTGACCCAGGTCGCCGGCATCGCCTTCACCATGTGGATCGGCGAGCGGATCACCGAGGTCGGGGTGGGCAACGGGATCTCGCTGATCATCACGGCCGGGATCATCGCCCGCTATCCTTTTGAATTCCAGAGCACGGCCGCCCTGGTGCGCTCGACTCCGGACGACAACTGGCTGCTGCGGCTGCTGGCCTTCGGGCTGGTCATTCTCATCACCATCGCCGGGATCGTGTACGTGTACCAGGCCGAGCGCCGGGTGCCCGTGACCTATGCCCGCGCGCGGGGCGGCGTGGCCGGACAGGCCCGTGGGGCGACCCAGGCCACCTGGCTGCCCATCAAGGTCAACCAGGCGGGCGTGATCCCGGTGATCTTCGCCAGCGCCATGCTGATCATTCCCAACCTGATCGGCAGCGCCACGGCCACCCGCGCTCCGTCGGTCAACGCTTTCATCCAGACCTACCTGACCTTCGGGCAGCCGCTGTACATCGCGCTGGAAGCCGCCCTGATCTTCGGCTTCACGTACCTGTACAACTCGGTGCAGTTCGACCCCAAACGCATCGCGGAGCAGCTGCGCGAGGCCGGCGGCTTCATTCCGGGCGTGCGGCCCGGCACGCCGACCGCCGAGTTCCTGGGCACCATCAGTGGCCGCCTGAGCCTCTGGGGCGCGCTGTTCCTGGTCGTGCTGACCGTGCTGCCGCAGCTCGTGCAGCGGGCGACCGGGATCACCACCTTCCAGTTCTCCGGCACCGGCCTGCTGATCATCGTGGGCGTGGCGCTGGAGACCCTGAAGCAGCTCGAGGCCCAGCTGACCGTGCGCCGCTACGACGGCTTCATCAGCAAGGGCCGGATCCGTGGCCGCCTGAACAACTGA